The window GAGGATTGCGCTGCAAGCGATGGCGCCGGCGAAGCGCCAGCCCGCGAAAACGACAGCCCCGGCGATCATCACGAGTGAGCTCACCGCGGCGGTCGTCATGATCCGTCTCACGGTAGCGCGGTACTCGGAATCGATCGGATCAGACATCGGTCTTTGGGTCGTCGGGGGGATCGGTGAAGCCGCCTCCCTTTCCCACCATCCGGAAGAGGTTTAGAAACGCGGCGATCACTCCGAAGCCGGTGAAGATCGCCGTCAGCCAGGGGGAGGTGCCGAAAACGCGGTCCATCGCCCAGCCCCATCCGAACCCGAGTGCGATGGCGATCGGGAACATGAAA is drawn from Acidobacteriota bacterium and contains these coding sequences:
- a CDS encoding AtpZ/AtpI family protein, producing MFPIAIALGFGWGWAMDRVFGTSPWLTAIFTGFGVIAAFLNLFRMVGKGGGFTDPPDDPKTDV